From Paraburkholderia fungorum, the proteins below share one genomic window:
- a CDS encoding pyridoxal phosphate-dependent aminotransferase, which translates to MKYSSLVERLQGRRTSAWEIHRVAQQAAANGEDVIVLSVGDPDFATPAPIVERAIDALRSGDTHYSAVSGREPVRAAIAEDHARTTGCDVSAANVILTAGAQNGVFATSLCLLEAGDEVIVPEPMYLTYEACVRAAGATLVPVPVDPARAFHVDCDALEAAITPHTKAIFFATPCNPTGVVMQRADLERIARLACKHDLWVLSDEVYADLTFEREHLGIASLPGMAERTVTLGSLSKSHAMAGWRVGWAIGPAELIEHMGRLALAMLYGLPGFIQQAALTALQNKSEIAAQMREIYRRRRDVVFERLHRVPGLRCLLPEAGMFMMVDVSGTGLDTVDFTWQLFRAQGVSVLDASAFGETANGFVRLGFVVDEARLIDACERIAAFVDGLKSNQAMRG; encoded by the coding sequence ATGAAGTATTCGAGTCTGGTCGAGCGCTTGCAGGGCAGGCGCACGTCGGCGTGGGAAATCCATCGGGTCGCGCAACAGGCGGCGGCCAATGGCGAAGACGTCATCGTCTTGAGCGTGGGCGACCCCGATTTCGCGACGCCCGCGCCGATCGTCGAACGTGCAATCGACGCTTTACGCAGCGGCGATACGCATTACAGCGCGGTGTCCGGACGTGAGCCGGTGCGTGCCGCCATCGCAGAAGATCATGCGCGCACGACCGGCTGCGATGTGAGCGCCGCTAATGTGATCCTCACTGCTGGCGCGCAGAACGGCGTGTTCGCCACGTCGCTATGTCTGCTTGAAGCGGGCGACGAAGTGATCGTCCCCGAGCCGATGTACCTGACCTACGAAGCCTGCGTGCGCGCGGCGGGCGCGACACTCGTGCCGGTGCCGGTCGATCCGGCGCGTGCCTTTCACGTCGATTGCGACGCGCTGGAGGCCGCGATTACACCGCACACCAAGGCCATTTTCTTCGCGACACCGTGCAATCCAACCGGGGTGGTGATGCAGCGCGCGGACCTCGAACGGATAGCGCGACTCGCGTGCAAGCATGATCTGTGGGTGCTGTCCGACGAGGTCTATGCGGACCTGACGTTCGAGCGTGAGCATCTGGGCATTGCGTCGCTGCCGGGTATGGCGGAGCGCACGGTGACGCTCGGCAGTCTGTCGAAGTCGCACGCGATGGCGGGGTGGCGCGTGGGCTGGGCCATCGGCCCGGCTGAACTGATCGAACATATGGGTCGGCTCGCGCTTGCGATGCTGTACGGTTTGCCCGGCTTTATCCAGCAGGCGGCATTGACGGCCTTGCAGAACAAGTCGGAGATTGCCGCGCAAATGCGCGAAATTTACCGGCGTCGGCGCGATGTGGTGTTCGAGCGTTTGCATCGCGTACCGGGTTTGCGTTGTCTGTTGCCGGAAGCCGGCATGTTCATGATGGTCGATGTCAGCGGTACGGGACTCGATACGGTGGACTTCACGTGGCAGCTTTTTCGCGCGCAAGGCGTGTCGGTGCTCGACGCGAGTGCTTTTGGCGAGACGGCGAACGGTTTTGTGCGGCTGGGCTTCGTGGTCGATGAAGCCCGGTTGATCGACGCGTGCGAGCGGATTGCGGCGTTTGTCGACGGGCTGAAGAGTAATCAGGCCATGCGCGGCTGA
- a CDS encoding RNA polymerase factor sigma-54: protein MPSIELRTRQSLALTPRLQQSVRLLQLSSLEFQQELRTALDTNPFLEYDSSDTEDVALATASPGEEAGVMQATDAVATAEPDSMPAEAGGNDTLESSGQDDMPGDFSGDYGSRSSARQNGDSDSSDPAEWARSQPTLREQLHDSLRLYRLDDRDRAVARFIIEALDDDGYLRQELSDLADSVDLEPELTEDELLVALRLVQSLDRPGLGARSLSECLLLQVNALSDDTPGRDVARQIVEHHLERLARREQAELQKQIGCSADELRVACALVRKLDPKPGNCYGRSEDNYVVPDVIVRQVRNKWAVAINPAVQPRARIHRMYAELFAQSAGASRSPLAQQLQEARWLIRNAQQRFDTIQRVAECIVAHQKAFFQYGEIALKPMVLRDVADELGLHESTISRATGNKYMATPRGIFEFKHFFPRELGTESGGTCSAAAVRALLKEMIAAENTHDPLSDVTLAKMLADQGVLVARRTVAKYRHLMKVPPAELRRQV, encoded by the coding sequence ATGCCTTCAATTGAACTACGCACAAGGCAGTCTCTTGCACTCACGCCGCGTCTGCAGCAATCGGTGCGTCTGTTGCAGTTGTCGTCTCTGGAGTTCCAGCAGGAGTTACGTACCGCACTAGATACGAATCCGTTCCTCGAATACGACTCGTCGGATACGGAGGATGTCGCGCTCGCCACGGCATCGCCGGGCGAAGAAGCGGGCGTCATGCAGGCAACGGATGCCGTCGCCACTGCCGAACCCGATTCGATGCCCGCTGAAGCCGGCGGCAACGACACGCTGGAAAGCTCGGGCCAGGACGATATGCCCGGAGACTTTTCCGGCGATTACGGCTCGCGTAGTTCAGCCCGTCAGAATGGCGATTCGGACAGCAGCGATCCCGCCGAATGGGCCCGCTCGCAACCGACCTTGCGCGAGCAGTTGCACGACTCGCTGCGCCTGTATCGACTCGACGATCGCGATCGCGCGGTGGCGCGTTTCATCATCGAAGCACTCGACGACGATGGCTATCTGCGGCAGGAGCTTTCGGATCTCGCAGATAGCGTCGATCTCGAACCCGAATTGACTGAAGATGAATTGCTGGTTGCGTTGCGTCTGGTGCAGTCGCTCGACCGGCCGGGGCTGGGCGCGCGTTCGCTGTCGGAGTGTCTGTTGCTGCAGGTGAATGCGCTGTCGGACGATACGCCGGGGCGTGACGTTGCGCGGCAGATTGTCGAGCATCATCTGGAGCGCCTCGCACGTCGCGAGCAGGCGGAGTTGCAGAAGCAGATTGGTTGCAGCGCAGATGAGCTGCGCGTCGCCTGCGCACTCGTGCGCAAGCTCGATCCGAAGCCAGGCAATTGCTACGGCCGCAGCGAAGATAACTACGTGGTGCCGGACGTGATCGTGCGTCAGGTGCGCAACAAATGGGCCGTCGCGATCAATCCGGCTGTGCAGCCGCGCGCGCGTATCCATCGCATGTATGCGGAATTGTTTGCGCAGTCGGCGGGTGCGAGCCGCTCGCCGCTCGCGCAGCAATTGCAGGAAGCGCGCTGGCTGATCCGCAATGCGCAGCAGCGTTTCGACACGATTCAGCGCGTAGCCGAGTGTATCGTCGCGCATCAGAAAGCGTTCTTCCAGTACGGCGAAATCGCGCTCAAGCCGATGGTGCTGCGTGATGTCGCCGACGAACTGGGTCTGCATGAATCCACGATCTCGCGCGCTACGGGCAACAAATATATGGCGACGCCGCGCGGCATCTTCGAATTCAAGCATTTCTTCCCGCGCGAACTCGGCACGGAAAGCGGCGGCACCTGTTCGGCTGCCGCAGTGCGCGCGCTGCTGAAGGAAATGATCGCGGCGGAAAATACCCACGATCCGCTGTCGGACGTGACGCTCGCGAAGATGCTCGCCGATCAGGGCGTGCTGGTCGCGCGCCGCACGGTCGCCAAGTACCGCCATCTGATGAAGGTGCCCCCGGCTGAACTACGTCGGCAGGTTTGA
- a CDS encoding BON domain-containing protein, translated as MKTIQLLKTAGSIACVAFALNATAQTTTTAPSSASETIGEHVDDGTITTKAKADLLAAKNVKSTHVHVKTRKGVVWLTGSVPSADDKAAAEEVVQGVKGVSSVKNHLKVAAE; from the coding sequence ATGAAGACCATCCAACTTCTGAAGACCGCAGGTAGCATCGCTTGTGTCGCATTCGCACTGAACGCGACGGCGCAAACCACGACAACGGCTCCGTCGTCGGCATCGGAAACCATCGGCGAACACGTCGATGACGGCACGATCACCACCAAGGCCAAGGCTGACCTGCTGGCCGCGAAGAACGTGAAATCGACGCACGTCCACGTGAAGACCCGCAAGGGCGTGGTGTGGCTCACGGGCTCGGTCCCCTCGGCCGACGACAAGGCCGCTGCTGAAGAAGTCGTGCAGGGCGTAAAGGGCGTGTCGAGCGTGAAGAACCACCTGAAGGTGGCCGCTGAATAA
- a CDS encoding PA2169 family four-helix-bundle protein, with amino-acid sequence MATNVVSVLNDLVETSKDGEKGFRKAAEDAHDAQLKTLFLSRAEDCTRGARELQDAVQTLGGKPETGGSMSGALHRGWVDVKSAVTDRSDHEILAECEKGEDVAKKRYHDALEKDLPVDVRAIVERQYQGVLQNHDRVRDLRDQYAARR; translated from the coding sequence ATGGCTACGAACGTTGTTTCCGTGCTGAATGATCTGGTCGAAACCTCGAAGGATGGCGAAAAGGGCTTTCGCAAGGCTGCCGAAGATGCACATGACGCGCAGCTAAAAACACTCTTCCTGTCCCGCGCCGAAGACTGCACACGCGGTGCGCGCGAGTTGCAGGATGCCGTGCAAACGCTCGGCGGCAAGCCGGAAACGGGTGGGAGCATGAGCGGCGCGCTGCATCGCGGATGGGTCGACGTGAAGTCGGCTGTGACGGATCGCAGCGATCACGAGATTCTCGCCGAGTGTGAAAAGGGTGAGGACGTCGCGAAGAAACGCTATCACGACGCGCTCGAAAAGGATTTGCCGGTGGACGTGCGCGCGATTGTCGAAAGGCAGTATCAGGGCGTGCTGCAAAATCATGACCGTGTGCGCGATTTGCGCGATCAGTATGCGGCTAGGCGTTAA
- a CDS encoding DUF1488 domain-containing protein yields MNAIVMPRPAYEDSLMQINFPDDKPAFDGANLTVRFMARVEGEAVICAITAEALEDHFGAESALETALMAAFDKGRQRIRSVCAEALDQNNGEGVVLHSGLFRVEGMEPDRGATA; encoded by the coding sequence ATGAACGCGATCGTCATGCCGCGGCCGGCTTATGAGGATTCCCTTATGCAGATAAATTTTCCGGACGACAAACCGGCCTTTGACGGCGCCAATCTGACGGTGCGGTTCATGGCTCGGGTAGAGGGCGAGGCGGTGATCTGCGCGATCACGGCTGAGGCGCTGGAAGACCACTTCGGCGCAGAATCGGCACTCGAAACGGCTTTGATGGCGGCCTTCGATAAAGGCCGTCAACGCATCCGTTCAGTCTGCGCAGAAGCGCTCGACCAGAACAATGGCGAAGGCGTAGTGTTGCATAGCGGACTGTTCCGGGTCGAAGGCATGGAGCCCGATCGCGGCGCGACGGCGTAG
- a CDS encoding DUF4142 domain-containing protein, producing the protein MKFRYSLQVMTVALGLSAASIGAVHAQASDAAPSDAPVSGSKLSPADEQFVQTASQSDATEIAASKVALKNSQDPHVRKFAQQMITDHTKLSHGMAALVSKKGFTTTPTADSALVGKLQTLKGKEFDQAYVEQVGVEAHQRAVDLFTQQSQSGTDPQLKAAAAHALPTIKHHLEMAEQLAGAMKGSS; encoded by the coding sequence ATGAAATTCCGGTATTCCCTACAAGTGATGACTGTCGCGCTGGGGTTGAGCGCGGCGTCGATCGGCGCAGTCCATGCGCAAGCCAGCGATGCAGCGCCCAGCGATGCGCCAGTGAGCGGCAGCAAGCTGTCGCCCGCCGATGAACAGTTCGTGCAGACGGCCTCGCAGTCCGACGCAACTGAAATCGCGGCCAGCAAGGTCGCACTGAAAAATTCGCAGGACCCGCACGTGCGCAAATTCGCGCAGCAGATGATCACCGACCACACCAAACTCTCGCATGGGATGGCGGCGCTGGTGTCGAAGAAAGGCTTTACGACGACGCCCACTGCGGATTCGGCGCTGGTCGGCAAGCTGCAGACGCTGAAGGGCAAGGAGTTCGATCAGGCGTACGTGGAGCAGGTTGGGGTGGAAGCGCATCAGCGGGCCGTGGACCTGTTCACGCAGCAAAGTCAGAGCGGCACTGATCCGCAATTGAAAGCCGCCGCCGCGCACGCTTTGCCGACCATCAAGCATCATCTAGAGATGGCCGAGCAACTCGCCGGTGCAATGAAGGGCTCGTCATGA
- a CDS encoding type 1 glutamine amidotransferase domain-containing protein: MSSTLNGYKVAVLAVDGFEQAELIEPQRALAEAGATVHVISAKPGKIQGFKHVDKGDTVAVDSTFDKANPDDYDAVVLPGGVVNGDAIRLLPQAQAFVKAANNAKKPIAVICHGGWLPVSAGIIKGRTVTSWPSLQDDIRNAGGTWVDKEVVEDGNLISSRQPDDLPAFNKTLIAQLSKRKAA, encoded by the coding sequence ATGTCCAGCACGTTGAATGGCTACAAGGTAGCGGTCCTCGCGGTAGATGGATTCGAACAGGCCGAGCTGATCGAGCCGCAACGCGCGCTCGCCGAAGCGGGCGCAACGGTCCACGTGATTTCAGCGAAGCCCGGCAAGATTCAGGGTTTCAAACACGTCGATAAAGGCGATACGGTCGCCGTCGATTCGACTTTCGATAAAGCCAACCCGGACGATTACGACGCGGTCGTGTTGCCGGGCGGTGTGGTGAATGGCGACGCCATTCGCCTGCTGCCGCAGGCGCAGGCCTTCGTCAAGGCCGCGAACAACGCAAAGAAGCCGATTGCGGTGATCTGTCATGGCGGGTGGTTGCCGGTGTCGGCGGGAATCATCAAGGGACGCACGGTGACGAGTTGGCCCAGCCTGCAGGACGATATTCGCAATGCGGGCGGCACGTGGGTGGACAAGGAAGTAGTCGAGGACGGCAATCTGATTTCCAGCCGTCAACCCGACGATTTGCCCGCTTTTAACAAAACGCTGATTGCGCAGTTGTCGAAGCGCAAGGCGGCGTAA
- a CDS encoding chemotaxis protein, with product MSSTLNPDEEPQQVVKETAGTTGALGPSDSSDSGSDVAGAKRHAFDIDSELDNHALETGDSELGSDTDRAGTGERQAADGDSTLTPDADIEPDRIIDPLNESEESTDDDSDSV from the coding sequence ATGAGCAGCACGCTAAATCCCGATGAAGAGCCGCAACAGGTCGTCAAGGAAACAGCCGGTACGACCGGCGCACTCGGTCCGAGCGATTCGTCCGATAGCGGCAGCGATGTCGCGGGTGCGAAACGCCACGCCTTCGATATCGACTCGGAACTCGATAACCATGCGCTCGAAACCGGCGACAGCGAGTTGGGCAGCGACACGGATCGCGCGGGCACCGGAGAGCGCCAGGCGGCAGACGGCGATTCGACGCTGACCCCTGATGCCGATATCGAACCCGACCGGATTATCGATCCGCTGAACGAGTCTGAAGAATCTACGGACGATGACTCCGATTCCGTTTGA
- a CDS encoding DNA topoisomerase IB: MATPTSTTQRRPDCSDESAKQAEPAAMPPGLRHADDTKPGYTRKREKDGFVYFDTTGKRVDDEDDIKRINALAIPPAYEEVWICADPRGHIQATGRDARGRKQYRYHPRWRETRDATKYERMAEFGRALPRIRARVARDLKLPGMPCDKVIAAIVQLLDTTLIRIGSVEYARDNQSYGLTTLRKKHVKIEAGRLRFRFRGKSGIEHDVTVENPRIKRIVRRCAELPGHDLFQYLDDDGTRHTVGSADINDYLRRASDADFTAKDYRTWAGSVYALAALRRLICSDAAQARHHIVATVKDVAALLRNTPAVCRRCYIHPAVISAFEADQLQGMSPGQSRRGLRVDEVAFAALLAQAEKRAAKLARQAGAKGRKARESAEADSIDGSITSLLKKSREARKKAAQKEETKAGRAKTARRTAAESREMSRAAH, translated from the coding sequence ATGGCTACTCCAACCAGTACAACTCAACGCCGTCCCGATTGTTCGGACGAGAGCGCGAAACAGGCAGAGCCCGCCGCCATGCCGCCGGGTCTGCGGCACGCGGACGACACCAAACCCGGCTACACCCGCAAGCGCGAAAAAGACGGCTTCGTTTATTTCGACACCACCGGCAAGCGCGTCGACGATGAAGACGACATCAAGCGCATCAACGCGCTCGCGATTCCTCCGGCTTATGAAGAGGTCTGGATCTGCGCCGATCCGCGCGGCCATATTCAGGCGACCGGACGCGACGCGCGCGGGCGCAAGCAGTATCGATATCACCCGCGCTGGCGCGAAACCCGCGACGCCACCAAATACGAACGCATGGCTGAGTTCGGCCGCGCGCTGCCGAGAATCCGCGCGCGCGTCGCCCGCGATCTGAAGCTGCCGGGCATGCCGTGCGACAAGGTGATTGCCGCCATCGTGCAATTGCTGGATACCACGCTGATCCGCATTGGCAGCGTCGAATATGCGCGCGACAACCAGTCGTACGGATTGACGACGCTGCGCAAGAAGCACGTGAAGATCGAGGCGGGACGGCTGCGATTCAGGTTTCGCGGCAAGAGCGGCATTGAACACGACGTCACGGTGGAAAACCCGCGAATCAAACGTATCGTGCGACGCTGTGCCGAGCTGCCGGGGCACGACCTGTTCCAGTATCTCGACGATGACGGCACGCGTCATACGGTCGGGTCGGCCGATATCAACGACTATCTGCGCCGCGCAAGCGACGCGGATTTCACCGCCAAGGACTACCGGACGTGGGCCGGCAGCGTCTATGCACTGGCCGCATTACGACGGCTGATTTGCAGCGACGCGGCACAGGCTCGCCACCATATCGTGGCGACCGTCAAGGACGTGGCGGCTTTATTGCGCAACACGCCTGCCGTGTGCCGGCGCTGCTACATCCATCCCGCGGTAATCAGCGCGTTCGAAGCGGATCAACTTCAGGGTATGTCGCCAGGACAATCACGCCGGGGACTTCGCGTCGATGAGGTGGCGTTCGCCGCGCTGCTCGCGCAGGCGGAAAAACGCGCGGCAAAACTGGCGCGACAGGCGGGCGCGAAGGGCCGCAAAGCAAGGGAGTCGGCGGAGGCCGATAGCATCGACGGATCGATTACAAGCCTGCTGAAGAAGTCCCGCGAGGCGCGCAAGAAGGCCGCGCAAAAAGAAGAGACGAAGGCCGGTCGTGCGAAAACAGCGAGGCGCACAGCGGCTGAGTCGCGTGAAATGAGTCGGGCCGCACATTGA
- a CDS encoding PRC-barrel domain-containing protein translates to MLNQSQTQSGMRQEQGARIVGKGSATADGPGPDVMAAATLDGDKVISSDGEDIGKVKDIMLDVGSGRIAYAVLSSGGFLGIGDKLLAIPWHALTLDTQRKCFVLDMTAERVKNAPGFDKDHWPSMADQTWATSVHQYYGSEPYWGRDRYDRRDDVGVGDIAAGSSDAPEAGGLKL, encoded by the coding sequence ATGCTGAACCAGTCACAGACGCAAAGCGGTATGCGCCAGGAACAGGGCGCGCGTATCGTCGGCAAGGGCAGCGCGACCGCCGACGGCCCCGGTCCCGACGTGATGGCGGCAGCTACGCTCGACGGCGACAAGGTCATCAGCAGCGATGGCGAAGATATCGGCAAGGTGAAGGACATCATGCTCGATGTCGGCTCGGGCCGTATCGCCTATGCGGTGTTGTCGAGCGGCGGCTTTCTCGGTATCGGCGACAAGCTGCTGGCTATTCCATGGCACGCGTTGACGCTCGACACGCAGAGAAAGTGCTTCGTTCTGGACATGACCGCCGAGCGCGTGAAGAACGCTCCGGGATTCGACAAGGACCACTGGCCGTCGATGGCCGATCAGACGTGGGCGACTTCCGTGCATCAGTATTACGGCAGCGAGCCGTACTGGGGCCGTGACCGCTACGATCGCCGGGACGATGTGGGTGTCGGCGACATTGCTGCGGGTTCGTCGGATGCGCCCGAAGCAGGCGGTCTGAAGTTGTAG
- a CDS encoding DUF3175 domain-containing protein yields the protein MPARKSTRKSRHPAARSKAGRPPRQRHAQAHAAHRAQAAKKGTAQNSRKWSHHVMETSDAMDIEHDIFKTGSADSIAQSLKQSSTHSRRRKGTPFQSAMSMLNFYINRAGRNLPKARRDTLQRAKRKLREAFGRDP from the coding sequence ATGCCTGCCAGAAAATCCACCCGCAAATCCCGCCATCCTGCCGCGCGGAGCAAAGCAGGCCGCCCGCCTCGTCAGCGGCACGCACAGGCGCACGCCGCCCATCGCGCTCAAGCAGCGAAAAAAGGCACCGCGCAAAATTCGCGTAAGTGGTCGCATCATGTGATGGAAACCAGCGATGCGATGGACATCGAGCACGACATCTTCAAAACGGGCAGCGCCGACTCGATTGCGCAATCGCTGAAGCAGTCGTCGACGCATAGCCGCCGACGCAAAGGCACGCCGTTTCAGTCGGCGATGTCGATGCTCAATTTCTACATCAATCGTGCGGGCAGGAACCTGCCGAAGGCGCGGCGCGATACGTTGCAACGGGCCAAGCGCAAGCTACGTGAAGCATTCGGACGCGATCCCTGA